The following are from one region of the Methanomassiliicoccales archaeon LGM-DZ1 genome:
- the cobN gene encoding cobaltochelatase subunit CobN, which produces MNRICVLGIGSHTGFLYLKPVAELRSEGFDIEVLAGDSSELDSDPEKLARFMSEARGCCVILVAAHGDVTFFRHWDAFRSLAQEERIPIAVAGVSKELDGPYRSLFTGPAEERERVRLLMEVGGDANLRSVLIWCLKNFGGRPDLEVPPPELPPAQGVYVPGRKEALTLEEGLKDVGRSGRPVIMILFVDAYYIRHNTGAIDFLHSEVRKAGGEPVCVFLHTYPDPATGSLGISRIVDTYLLRDGKPIIDAVINTMGFSLSVIAVPGCGEQKAPDDFLSRLGVPVIQAINLYGSADDWRKSPFGLSAADIAMSVVSPEYDGDIDGVPYCGTEKSEDGEYRQAAIPDRCGALAEMAVRWARLRHIPEKDKKVAVLIYMYPPRQDLAGGGYGLDTMESVCRILAEMKRRGYSVDWVPEGSKDLADRLLAGITNDDNWHSDEQMRKAAVDLVSPEQYAEWFSEVPEKVRKAFIDAWGDPPGDIHTLDGNLVLPGIMDGNVFIGFQPDRGKCTSEAYHDPDTAPPHQYLAFYRWLKDVWKADALIHVGTHGTLEWLPGKSAGLSSECDPDIILSRMPNINPYIIDNPGEGMQSKRRQYAVTTTHLIPAMARSGGYDEINRLELAVQQYLQARDQGQADKLPAISAEVRKMCAEMNMLGDLALSPECSDETLDAQMDRLYDYILEAKDAMIKDGLHILGDVPDGKRMAETVYMLVRSRNGDVPSLRESVARALGFELNDLLKDASAVLPDGRVSGQALQEIDDGVFSLIERSQSAGFDTDQALEEARRMFPGAGPDLEEAVRFMCGFAVPAVRRMGDEIGNVMKALDGGFVPPGPSGCPNRGRAQILPTGRNFYSIDPDGIPWKPSWDIGSAMAEQMVERYVSDHGVYPRSVGVVLWSTDTMKTGGDDVSYILKMMGLRPVWADYGGRVKGLEIIPLSELKRPRVDVTVRISGLFRDTFPNLCVMIDDGVRRIAELDEDDEDNYLAANVRRDTVEAIAQGIPPDRARREASFRVFGDAPGVYGGGVSELIQTGRWESTKDLGEAYLAKGGYVYGRRQAGEARPDLFRKRLSGMDATVKNHNTRAVDMLDMDDDMDYLGGFSAAVEAVRGQRPESYMGDSSDTQNLKLRTSREECAFIFRSKIDNPKWLDGLKEHGFAGAKELSKLFDYTMGWSGTSGIVEEWMYTDLAERFVLDKGTREWIKDVNPYAMAAMLARLYEAKKRGFWNPDDAMMSELKDVYLEFEERIEEITDS; this is translated from the coding sequence ATGAACAGGATCTGCGTCCTCGGGATCGGCTCGCATACCGGCTTCCTATACCTGAAACCCGTCGCCGAGCTTCGTTCAGAAGGATTTGACATAGAAGTTCTGGCAGGCGACTCATCGGAACTGGACAGCGATCCGGAGAAACTGGCTAGGTTCATGTCGGAGGCCCGCGGCTGCTGCGTGATCCTGGTCGCCGCGCATGGGGATGTGACCTTCTTCCGCCACTGGGACGCGTTCAGATCGCTCGCGCAGGAGGAGCGGATCCCGATAGCCGTAGCAGGGGTCAGCAAAGAGCTCGACGGACCCTACCGGTCCCTCTTCACCGGTCCTGCCGAAGAGCGTGAGAGGGTGAGGCTGCTGATGGAGGTTGGCGGCGACGCCAACCTGCGTTCGGTCCTCATCTGGTGCCTGAAGAACTTCGGCGGTAGGCCGGACCTAGAGGTTCCTCCGCCCGAGCTGCCTCCGGCCCAGGGCGTGTACGTCCCCGGAAGGAAGGAGGCCCTGACCCTGGAGGAGGGCCTGAAGGATGTCGGGAGGTCCGGAAGGCCCGTCATCATGATCCTGTTCGTGGACGCATACTATATCAGGCACAACACCGGCGCCATAGACTTCCTGCACAGCGAGGTCCGGAAGGCCGGCGGAGAACCTGTCTGCGTCTTCCTGCACACCTATCCCGACCCTGCGACCGGGTCGCTGGGCATCTCGAGGATCGTGGACACCTATCTGCTCCGCGATGGGAAGCCGATCATCGACGCCGTCATCAACACCATGGGGTTCTCGCTGTCCGTCATCGCTGTGCCGGGATGCGGGGAGCAGAAGGCTCCCGATGATTTCCTTTCCCGCCTCGGCGTTCCCGTGATCCAGGCGATAAACCTCTACGGCAGCGCGGATGATTGGAGGAAGAGCCCGTTCGGGCTCTCGGCCGCGGACATCGCGATGAGCGTCGTCTCCCCGGAATACGACGGGGACATCGACGGCGTCCCCTACTGCGGGACGGAGAAGTCGGAGGACGGGGAATACAGGCAGGCCGCGATACCGGACCGCTGCGGAGCGCTCGCGGAGATGGCCGTGAGATGGGCAAGGCTGCGTCATATCCCCGAGAAGGACAAGAAGGTCGCCGTCCTCATCTACATGTACCCTCCGAGGCAGGACCTGGCGGGCGGAGGGTACGGCCTTGACACCATGGAGAGCGTCTGCCGGATCCTGGCGGAGATGAAGCGCCGCGGATACTCGGTCGACTGGGTCCCGGAGGGGTCCAAGGACCTCGCGGACAGGCTCCTGGCGGGGATCACCAACGACGACAATTGGCACTCCGATGAGCAGATGCGCAAGGCCGCGGTGGACCTGGTGTCCCCTGAGCAGTACGCGGAATGGTTCTCGGAGGTCCCGGAGAAGGTGCGGAAAGCATTCATCGATGCGTGGGGGGACCCTCCGGGGGACATCCACACCCTGGACGGGAACCTGGTCCTGCCCGGCATCATGGACGGGAACGTGTTCATCGGGTTCCAGCCGGACCGCGGGAAGTGCACCTCGGAGGCCTACCACGACCCGGACACCGCGCCTCCGCACCAGTATCTCGCTTTCTACCGCTGGCTCAAGGATGTGTGGAAGGCGGATGCACTCATCCACGTCGGGACCCACGGAACCCTCGAATGGCTTCCCGGGAAATCGGCCGGGCTGTCCTCGGAGTGCGATCCAGACATCATCCTCTCCCGGATGCCCAACATCAACCCCTACATAATCGATAACCCGGGCGAGGGGATGCAGTCGAAGCGCCGGCAGTACGCGGTGACGACCACCCACCTGATCCCGGCGATGGCCCGCTCCGGAGGCTACGACGAGATCAACCGCCTCGAGCTGGCGGTGCAGCAGTACCTGCAGGCACGGGACCAGGGGCAGGCGGACAAGCTCCCGGCCATCTCCGCGGAAGTTCGGAAGATGTGCGCGGAGATGAACATGCTCGGGGACCTGGCACTTTCGCCTGAATGCTCCGATGAGACCCTCGACGCGCAGATGGACCGCCTCTACGACTACATCCTCGAGGCCAAGGATGCCATGATCAAGGACGGGCTTCACATCCTCGGCGACGTCCCGGACGGGAAGAGGATGGCGGAGACCGTGTACATGCTGGTCCGTTCCAGGAACGGCGATGTTCCCTCCCTGAGGGAATCCGTCGCCCGTGCCCTCGGGTTCGAACTCAATGATCTTCTGAAGGATGCCTCCGCGGTCCTGCCCGACGGCAGGGTCAGCGGGCAGGCGCTGCAGGAGATCGATGACGGGGTGTTCTCCCTGATCGAAAGGTCCCAGAGCGCCGGTTTCGATACGGATCAAGCCTTGGAGGAGGCCCGCCGCATGTTCCCCGGAGCCGGCCCTGACCTGGAGGAGGCGGTGCGCTTCATGTGCGGTTTCGCAGTCCCGGCGGTAAGGAGGATGGGTGACGAGATCGGGAACGTCATGAAGGCCCTTGACGGGGGATTCGTCCCTCCCGGGCCCTCCGGCTGCCCCAACCGCGGCCGGGCGCAGATCCTCCCAACAGGCAGGAACTTCTACTCCATCGACCCCGACGGGATACCTTGGAAACCGAGCTGGGACATCGGTTCGGCCATGGCCGAGCAGATGGTGGAGAGATACGTTTCCGACCACGGGGTGTACCCCCGTTCCGTAGGCGTCGTCCTGTGGTCCACCGACACCATGAAGACGGGCGGCGACGACGTCTCCTACATCCTGAAGATGATGGGCCTCCGCCCCGTGTGGGCGGACTACGGGGGCCGCGTGAAAGGTCTGGAGATCATCCCCTTGTCGGAGCTGAAGAGGCCGCGCGTCGACGTGACGGTGAGGATCAGCGGCCTGTTCAGGGACACCTTCCCCAACCTGTGCGTGATGATCGACGACGGGGTACGCAGGATAGCGGAGCTCGACGAGGACGATGAGGACAACTATCTGGCGGCCAACGTCCGCCGGGACACCGTCGAGGCCATCGCGCAGGGGATCCCGCCCGACCGCGCCCGCAGGGAAGCGTCGTTCCGCGTGTTCGGGGATGCTCCGGGCGTCTACGGCGGAGGGGTCAGCGAACTGATCCAGACCGGCAGGTGGGAGAGCACGAAGGACCTGGGCGAGGCCTACCTGGCCAAAGGCGGCTACGTCTACGGCAGGAGGCAGGCCGGCGAGGCCCGCCCCGACCTGTTCAGGAAGCGCCTGTCGGGGATGGACGCGACGGTGAAGAACCACAACACGCGCGCCGTCGACATGCTGGACATGGACGACGACATGGACTACCTCGGAGGCTTCAGCGCTGCCGTGGAGGCCGTCCGGGGGCAGAGGCCGGAATCCTACATGGGCGATTCCTCCGATACCCAGAATCTGAAACTTAGGACGTCCCGCGAGGAATGCGCCTTCATATTCCGCAGCAAGATCGACAACCCGAAGTGGCTGGACGGCCTGAAGGAGCACGGCTTCGCCGGCGCCAAGGAGCTCTCGAAGCTGTTCGATTACACCATGGGATGGTCGGGGACCTCGGGGATAGTCGAGGAGTGGATGTACACCGACCTGGCGGAGCGCTTCGTCCTGGACAAAGGCACGAGGGAATGGATCAAGGACGTCAACCCTTACGCGATGGCCGCCATGCTGGCACGTCTGTACGAAGCGAAGAAGAGGGGTTTCTGGAACCCCGATGATGCTATGATGTCTGAGCTGAAGGACGTCTACCTCGAGTTCGAGGAGAGGATCGAGGAGATCACCGACAGCTGA
- a CDS encoding ABC transporter permease, with product MAWSDVRFMRHNIVNILISSLMLPVLYLIAFGYGLDAQDVEVEGVTVPYIDFVIPGIIALTSLSSSFSSTSTRMNVQRLYYRSFDEMMMCPLSNSAIIIGKTVLGMCKSLLSCSLMFIIGYALEPSYMNLTPLLVVSVLLSCFTFSLLGETAALLAKSHQSMATFSSVVITPMTFLCGTFFSVAALPGWAQALLYALPLTEASVCIRSAALDIYSFPYWALGVLACFAAAFYLIDLYLIKNRKV from the coding sequence GTGGCCTGGTCGGACGTCAGGTTCATGCGCCACAACATCGTCAACATCCTGATCTCCAGCCTGATGCTGCCGGTGCTCTACCTCATCGCCTTCGGGTACGGGCTGGACGCCCAGGACGTGGAGGTCGAGGGCGTGACGGTGCCGTACATCGACTTCGTCATCCCCGGCATCATCGCCCTGACATCGCTCTCGTCCTCGTTCTCCTCCACATCGACGAGAATGAACGTCCAGAGGCTGTACTACCGCAGCTTCGACGAGATGATGATGTGCCCGCTGAGCAACTCGGCGATCATCATCGGCAAAACGGTGCTGGGTATGTGCAAGAGCCTGCTGAGCTGCTCCCTGATGTTCATCATCGGATACGCCCTCGAGCCGTCGTACATGAACCTCACGCCGCTGCTCGTCGTCTCGGTGCTCCTGTCGTGTTTCACGTTCTCGCTCCTCGGCGAGACCGCCGCGCTGCTCGCCAAGTCCCATCAGTCCATGGCCACATTCAGCAGCGTCGTCATCACCCCGATGACCTTCCTCTGCGGCACCTTCTTCTCGGTCGCGGCCCTGCCCGGCTGGGCCCAGGCCCTGCTCTACGCCCTCCCCCTCACGGAGGCCAGCGTCTGCATCAGGTCCGCCGCCCTGGACATCTACTCCTTCCCGTACTGGGCGCTGGGAGTGCTCGCCTGCTTCGCGGCGGCGTTCTACCTCATCGACCTGTACCTGATCAAGAACAGGAAGGTCTGA
- a CDS encoding ABC transporter ATP-binding protein, translating into MDDCIIEVDGLVKKYGGKTAIDGISMRVRRGEMYAFLGPNGAGKTTTVRVLSTLTGFDSGTVKIDGHDIVKEPREAKAAIGVIQQHISLDKDLTVWENMMSHALYQQMPKADRERRIKELAEYIGLREYYDYKVDDLSGGWKKRVAIICALVHSPKLLFLDEPTVGLDIQARRGLWDLLRRLNEDGMTIFLTTHYIEEAESLCTRVGFIDRGRIIAEGTPEELARRIGTATVEYFGPDKKTQYRYFGSREEADAFSKTLGTEFTVTVRRTNLEDAFVEMTGNKIGDNGFLLKKHGDGDAKAGKGGM; encoded by the coding sequence TTGGATGACTGCATAATCGAGGTCGACGGCCTCGTGAAGAAATACGGCGGCAAGACCGCCATAGACGGCATCAGCATGCGCGTCAGGCGCGGGGAGATGTACGCCTTCCTCGGGCCCAACGGAGCGGGGAAGACCACCACCGTGCGCGTGCTGAGCACCCTGACAGGGTTCGATTCGGGGACTGTGAAGATAGACGGGCACGACATCGTGAAGGAGCCGCGGGAGGCCAAGGCGGCCATCGGCGTGATCCAGCAGCACATCTCGCTGGACAAGGACCTGACCGTCTGGGAGAACATGATGTCCCACGCGCTGTACCAGCAGATGCCCAAGGCGGACCGCGAGCGCCGCATCAAGGAGCTCGCCGAGTACATAGGGCTGAGGGAGTACTACGACTACAAGGTCGACGACCTGTCCGGCGGGTGGAAGAAGAGGGTGGCCATCATCTGCGCCCTGGTCCACAGTCCCAAGCTGCTGTTCCTGGACGAGCCCACCGTCGGGCTCGACATCCAGGCCAGGAGAGGCCTCTGGGACCTCCTGAGGAGGCTGAACGAGGACGGGATGACCATATTCCTGACCACCCATTACATAGAGGAGGCCGAGTCCCTGTGCACCAGGGTGGGCTTCATAGACAGGGGGAGGATCATCGCGGAGGGTACCCCGGAGGAGCTGGCCCGCAGGATCGGTACCGCCACTGTGGAATACTTCGGCCCCGACAAGAAGACCCAGTACCGCTACTTCGGGAGCAGGGAGGAAGCGGACGCCTTCTCCAAGACCCTCGGCACCGAGTTCACCGTCACCGTCAGGAGGACCAACCTGGAGGATGCCTTCGTGGAGATGACCGGGAACAAGATCGGGGATAACGGATTCCTTCTGAAGAAGCACGGCGACGGGGATGCCAAGGCCGGCAAAGGAGGGATGTGA
- a CDS encoding ABC transporter ATP-binding protein: protein MDICSIGGVPAEIKIDGLTFSYSSTPVLKDITLDLTGPKFVSILGPNGVGKSTLIHCINKILSPTGGTVMLDGKDVKDITIKEMAKQVGYVPYSANDTFPLTVVDTVLMGRHPHSKWGSLDKDLDIVYDTLKMLGISHLAMRNFNELSAGQHQKVMLARGLVQEPKVLLLDEPTSNLDIRHQLDVTKMLKRLSDEKGILVIMISHDISIAAKFSDEIIMLRDGAIYAAGTPNEVITEPNLEAVYGVKSRIVDDDGRPHVILKDALPMDDLIESGDTPYPAMNRAIRSKKGTGDAGAAGSQVAADGSDSD from the coding sequence TTGGATATATGTTCCATTGGAGGGGTTCCCGCGGAGATCAAAATCGACGGACTGACATTCTCGTATTCCAGCACCCCGGTGCTGAAGGACATCACTCTCGATCTGACCGGGCCGAAGTTCGTATCGATTCTGGGCCCGAACGGCGTCGGGAAATCCACCCTGATCCACTGCATCAACAAGATCCTGTCCCCGACCGGCGGGACGGTGATGCTCGACGGCAAGGATGTCAAGGACATCACGATAAAGGAGATGGCCAAGCAGGTGGGCTATGTCCCCTATTCCGCCAACGACACGTTCCCCCTCACGGTCGTCGACACCGTCCTCATGGGAAGGCACCCCCACAGCAAATGGGGGTCCCTGGACAAGGACCTGGACATAGTGTACGACACTCTCAAGATGCTCGGCATCTCCCATCTCGCCATGAGGAACTTCAACGAGCTCTCCGCCGGCCAGCATCAGAAGGTCATGCTGGCGCGCGGGCTGGTCCAGGAGCCCAAGGTGCTCCTGCTGGACGAGCCGACGTCGAACCTGGACATCAGGCACCAGCTCGACGTTACGAAGATGCTGAAGAGGCTGTCCGATGAGAAGGGGATCCTGGTCATCATGATCAGCCACGACATCAGCATTGCGGCGAAGTTCTCCGACGAGATCATCATGCTCAGGGACGGGGCGATCTACGCCGCCGGCACTCCCAATGAGGTTATCACCGAGCCCAACCTCGAGGCGGTGTACGGAGTGAAGTCCCGCATCGTCGATGACGACGGGCGCCCGCATGTGATCCTGAAGGACGCGCTGCCGATGGACGACCTCATCGAGAGCGGCGATACCCCGTATCCGGCCATGAACCGCGCCATAAGGTCCAAGAAGGGCACGGGGGATGCGGGTGCGGCAGGCAGCCAGGTGGCCGCTGACGGTTCGGACAGCGACTGA
- the cobI gene encoding precorrin-2 C(20)-methyltransferase — protein MRGKLYGVGVGPGDPDLMTLRAKDVLEKCSVIAYPVRKLGEEGVALNIIKQRVDISGKEIAELLFSMDPDDEVRKKCRAEAMAKMCQMLDEGRDIAMVTLGDVAVYSTYMYIDREIRERGYETEVIPGIPSFCHGAALARLPLMIGEESLAVVSMAKHNLAKAEKALDSSDNIVLMKAFSSISDIAAMMRSRSIPLDRATVMSNIGMADEYIGPLDPERSYGYFTTVLIKKGE, from the coding sequence ATGAGAGGCAAGCTCTACGGAGTGGGCGTGGGGCCGGGAGACCCGGACCTCATGACCCTCAGGGCGAAGGATGTTCTGGAAAAGTGCAGCGTTATCGCCTATCCAGTCAGGAAGCTCGGCGAGGAAGGCGTCGCGCTGAACATCATCAAGCAGCGCGTGGACATCAGCGGCAAGGAGATCGCCGAACTGCTCTTCAGCATGGATCCTGACGACGAGGTCAGGAAGAAGTGCAGGGCAGAGGCCATGGCCAAGATGTGCCAGATGCTCGACGAAGGCAGGGACATCGCGATGGTCACCCTCGGCGACGTGGCGGTCTACAGCACTTACATGTACATTGACAGGGAGATCCGGGAGCGCGGTTACGAGACCGAGGTCATCCCCGGCATACCGTCGTTCTGCCACGGGGCCGCCCTCGCGCGCCTGCCCCTCATGATCGGAGAGGAGAGCCTCGCCGTCGTCTCGATGGCCAAGCACAACCTCGCCAAGGCGGAGAAGGCGCTGGATTCCTCGGACAATATCGTCCTCATGAAGGCGTTCTCGTCCATCTCAGACATCGCGGCGATGATGCGCTCCCGCAGCATCCCCCTGGACCGGGCGACGGTCATGAGCAATATCGGCATGGCCGACGAGTATATCGGACCCCTCGATCCCGAACGTTCTTACGGTTATTTCACGACCGTTCTCATCAAGAAAGGCGAGTAA
- the cobM gene encoding precorrin-4 C(11)-methyltransferase — MEKVHFIGAGPGDPELITIKGKKLIDQADVIIYAGSLVNPAVLAGRKKDAEVHDSAYMNLDEVMDVMIPAAKAGKKVVRVHTGDPSIYGAIREQMVRLDAEGIEYDVIPGVSSFCASAAAVKKEFTLPSVSQTVIITRMEGRTPMPDGEKLKDLARHHASMCIFLSVGFMDELTKTLLEAGYAPDCPMAVVYKASWPEQKILYGTVSDMAEKVKENKIEKTAMTMVGGFLGDKFELSKLYDSHFTTGYRKGTD; from the coding sequence ATGGAGAAAGTGCATTTCATCGGAGCCGGTCCCGGAGACCCTGAGCTCATCACGATAAAAGGAAAGAAACTGATCGACCAGGCGGACGTCATCATCTACGCCGGCTCCCTCGTCAACCCCGCGGTCCTCGCCGGGAGGAAGAAGGATGCCGAGGTCCACGACAGCGCCTACATGAACCTCGACGAGGTCATGGACGTGATGATCCCGGCGGCCAAGGCCGGGAAGAAGGTCGTCAGGGTCCACACCGGGGACCCCTCGATCTACGGGGCCATCCGCGAGCAGATGGTCAGGCTCGACGCCGAAGGGATAGAGTACGACGTCATCCCCGGAGTCTCCTCGTTCTGCGCCTCGGCCGCGGCCGTGAAGAAGGAGTTCACCCTCCCGTCGGTGTCCCAGACGGTCATAATCACGAGGATGGAGGGCAGGACCCCCATGCCGGACGGCGAGAAGCTGAAGGACCTCGCCAGGCACCACGCCTCCATGTGCATCTTCCTCTCTGTGGGCTTCATGGACGAGCTAACCAAGACGCTGCTCGAGGCAGGATACGCCCCAGACTGCCCCATGGCGGTCGTCTACAAGGCCAGCTGGCCGGAGCAGAAGATCCTCTACGGCACCGTGTCGGACATGGCCGAGAAGGTGAAGGAGAACAAGATCGAGAAGACCGCCATGACCATGGTCGGCGGGTTCCTCGGGGACAAGTTCGAGCTCTCCAAGCTCTACGACAGCCATTTCACCACCGGCTACCGCAAGGGGACCGACTGA
- the cobJ gene encoding precorrin-3B C(17)-methyltransferase: protein MAGKLTVVGFGPGGKEDMTLRAVHAIEDADIVTGYITYVDLLKEFFPDKTYKATGMMKEVDRCRSAIEDAASGKKVAIVSSGDSGIYGMTGLVYELAEEMKAGIEIESVPGVTAASSSASVLGAPLMHDTALISLSDLMTPIEKIMDRVDAAGKADFVIALYNPKSRSRTEYLGQAADILLKYRSPETPVGIVRDAGRKDQSKTLTVLGKLKDADVDMFCTVVIGNSQTYVRDGLMITPRGYRGKRF from the coding sequence ATGGCCGGGAAGCTCACCGTCGTCGGCTTCGGCCCGGGCGGCAAAGAGGACATGACCCTGCGCGCCGTCCATGCCATCGAGGACGCGGACATCGTCACCGGGTACATCACGTACGTCGATCTCCTGAAGGAGTTCTTCCCCGATAAGACGTACAAGGCCACCGGCATGATGAAGGAGGTCGACCGCTGCCGGTCCGCCATCGAGGACGCCGCGTCCGGGAAGAAGGTGGCCATCGTCAGCTCCGGCGACTCCGGCATCTACGGCATGACCGGGCTGGTCTACGAGCTCGCCGAGGAGATGAAGGCCGGGATCGAGATCGAATCCGTCCCCGGCGTGACCGCCGCCTCATCGAGCGCTTCCGTCCTGGGCGCGCCCCTGATGCACGACACCGCCCTCATCAGCCTGTCCGATCTCATGACCCCCATAGAGAAGATCATGGACAGGGTAGATGCGGCCGGAAAGGCGGATTTCGTCATCGCGCTGTACAATCCCAAGAGCCGCAGCAGGACCGAGTACCTGGGACAGGCGGCCGACATCCTGCTGAAATACCGTTCCCCCGAGACTCCCGTGGGCATCGTGAGGGACGCCGGCAGGAAGGACCAGTCCAAGACCCTGACGGTGCTCGGGAAGCTGAAGGACGCCGATGTGGACATGTTCTGCACCGTCGTCATCGGGAACTCCCAGACGTACGTCAGGGACGGGCTGATGATCACTCCCCGCGGATACCGCGGGAAGAGGTTCTGA
- a CDS encoding precorrin-8X methylmutase, protein MTFEIMTPREIEAKSMETITKELNGRTWPEPEFSIVKRCIHTSADFDYADNLCFSKDAAKIGVEALKNGADIVTDTKMAYSGINKNRLSAFGGTVHCFISDPDVIEEAKARGCTRSTVCMEKGAKLGKPTIFVIGNAPTALIELHRLINEEGLKPALIVGVPVGFVNVVEAKELIMTDDVPYIVAKGRKGGSNIGAAIINAMMYTMGR, encoded by the coding sequence ATGACATTCGAGATAATGACGCCCCGCGAGATCGAGGCCAAGAGCATGGAGACCATAACCAAGGAGCTCAACGGGCGCACCTGGCCCGAGCCCGAGTTCTCCATCGTCAAGAGGTGCATACACACATCCGCCGACTTCGACTACGCCGACAACCTCTGCTTCAGCAAGGATGCGGCGAAGATCGGCGTCGAGGCGCTGAAGAACGGAGCGGACATCGTCACCGACACCAAGATGGCGTACTCCGGCATCAACAAGAACCGCCTCTCCGCCTTCGGCGGGACCGTCCACTGCTTCATATCCGACCCGGATGTCATCGAGGAGGCGAAGGCCAGGGGATGCACCCGCTCCACCGTCTGCATGGAGAAGGGGGCCAAGCTCGGCAAGCCCACCATCTTCGTCATCGGGAACGCGCCGACCGCCCTCATCGAGCTGCACAGGCTCATCAACGAGGAAGGCCTGAAGCCGGCCCTCATCGTCGGCGTCCCCGTCGGCTTCGTGAACGTCGTCGAGGCCAAGGAGCTGATCATGACCGACGATGTCCCCTACATCGTCGCCAAGGGCAGGAAGGGCGGCTCCAACATCGGGGCGGCCATCATCAACGCCATGATGTACACCATGGGGCGCTGA
- a CDS encoding ABC transporter ATP-binding protein, producing the protein MPDSGCNAIDARGITVRFGDFTAVDHIDISVRRGEIFGFLGPNGAGKTTTVKVLTTMMRPAEGELSIEGISTAEDPRAIRSEIGVVQQHIALDKDLTVRENIVSRAVLHKMPRKDIGPRLEELSDMIGMTPYLDKKISDLSGGWKRKAAIIGALMHSPKILFLDEPTAGLDTQSRHMLWDMIQMLNRAGVTVFVTTHYMDEAESLCDRVSIIRKGRIMETGTPKELCDRLGRFTVEYDGDSGRREYRFFSSREEAKDFFGEQESRNPVIRGTHLEDVFLEDTGRDNMKVIEKALRI; encoded by the coding sequence GTGCCAGACAGCGGATGCAATGCCATAGACGCCCGCGGGATAACCGTCAGGTTCGGGGACTTCACCGCAGTGGATCACATCGATATATCAGTCCGCCGCGGGGAGATCTTCGGATTCCTGGGCCCGAACGGCGCTGGGAAGACGACCACCGTCAAGGTCCTCACGACCATGATGAGGCCCGCCGAGGGGGAGCTGTCGATCGAGGGGATCAGCACGGCGGAGGACCCGAGGGCGATCCGCTCGGAGATCGGCGTCGTCCAGCAGCATATCGCGCTGGACAAGGACCTCACGGTCCGCGAGAACATCGTCTCCAGGGCAGTGCTCCACAAGATGCCCCGGAAGGACATCGGCCCCCGCCTGGAGGAGCTCTCGGACATGATCGGCATGACTCCGTACCTCGACAAGAAGATCTCCGACCTATCGGGCGGATGGAAGAGGAAGGCCGCCATCATCGGCGCGCTCATGCATTCCCCGAAGATCCTGTTCCTCGACGAGCCCACGGCCGGGCTCGACACGCAGTCCCGGCACATGCTCTGGGACATGATCCAGATGCTCAACCGCGCCGGGGTGACGGTGTTCGTGACCACCCATTACATGGACGAGGCCGAGTCCCTGTGCGATCGCGTGAGCATCATCAGGAAAGGGCGCATCATGGAGACCGGGACCCCGAAGGAGCTCTGCGACCGCCTCGGCAGGTTCACCGTCGAGTACGACGGGGACAGTGGCAGGAGGGAGTACAGGTTCTTCTCCTCCAGAGAGGAGGCCAAGGATTTCTTCGGGGAGCAGGAGAGCAGGAACCCAGTCATCAGGGGAACGCATCTTGAGGATGTGTTCCTCGAGGACACCGGGAGGGACAACATGAAAGTCATAGAGAAGGCGCTGCGCATATGA